Proteins from one Anastrepha obliqua isolate idAnaObli1 chromosome 2, idAnaObli1_1.0, whole genome shotgun sequence genomic window:
- the LOC129237678 gene encoding sugar transporter SWEET1, which translates to MDALGDLLAPYSDAIGKVAGTITTLQFLSGIFLLNDIRKKGRSDEYPPEPFLGGVVLSVLTLKMGVLMGDPATIQVNILGFAINVVFLTAFYWYASNEFKMKIWAKIGVAGAFTVACLAYATFEDPKKIEFRFGMLITGILLFLVGSPLLHLNKIIEKKSTAGMPFPIILTGTMVTASWGLYAISIRNPMMAYQNLFLFLLSSIQLSLFVIYPNTPQTSAQSVTHSPSSLEHKMSNDKTSLSSSSNNVSKKIN; encoded by the exons ATGGATGCACTCGGTGATTTATTGGCGCCATATAGTGATGCAATTGGAAAAGTTGCCGGAACGATTACAACCTTACAATTTCTCTCTGGTATCTTTTTGCTTAATGATATTCGGAAAAAGGGACGTAGTGATGAATATCCTCCGGAACCATTTCTTGGTGGTGTCGTTCT CTCAGTTCTAACCTTAAAGATGGGTGTATTGATGGGTGATCCCGCCACTATACAGGTGAATATTCTTGGTTTCGCCATTAACGTCGTTTTCTTGACTGCATTCTATTGGTATGCTTCAAATgagtttaaaatgaaaatatgggCAAAGATTGGAGTTGCTGGTGCTTTTACGGTAGCTTGTTTAGCCTATGCTACTTTTGAAGACCCGAAGAAGATTGAATTCCGTTTTGGCATGCTCATCACTGGCATACTACTGTTTCTAGTTGGTTCACCACTTTTGCATctcaataaaataattgaaaagaagAGTACAGCGGGTATGCCATTTCCTATTATATTAACTGGTACGATGGTTACAGCATCTTGGGGGTTGTACGCAATTTCTATACGAAATCCAATGATGGCC TACCAAAACTTATTCCTATTTTTATTGAGTTCTATACAATTATCGCTGTTTGTTATTTACCCGAACACACCACAAACTTCTGCGCAATCAGTGACCCATTCACCATCTTCTTTGGAACACAAGATGTCTAATGATAAAACATCACTTTCTTCGTCAAGCAACAATGTTAGCAAGAAGATAAATTGA